The Blochmannia endosymbiont of Colobopsis nipponica genome has a segment encoding these proteins:
- the murE gene encoding UDP-N-acetylmuramoyl-L-alanyl-D-glutamate--2,6-diaminopimelate ligase, with the protein MSCSNLQFLLNPWMTEIPECFFKDIITDSRDVAYNDLFIAIEGYKTNGCFYIFNAINKGASAIIAHCKNSLLSGNVQHLNGVPVVYFNQLQRYLSAISGRFLNHPSQYFNLVGVTGTNGKSTVTHLLSNWVSLLNEKSAVMGTIGNGIIGNIYPSKNTTCSAIEIQKMLAQFKIQGVTFVAIEVSSHGLVEHRVSDLHFKVAVFTNLTRDHLDYHGDMLNYELAKWQLFHDLEVEEFVINYDDSVGRNWLSKIPNAVAVTVSSILPNRYWQGRWLRAAKVYYYYDRTEIFFTSSWGNGVIYTQLLGKFNVSNLLLALATLLVLKYPLSLLLNTAVRLRSICGRMQFLRVAGYPIIVIDYAHTPDALKQALIVARSYTHSKLYCIFGCGGDRDKKKRSLMGKIAERYADKLIITSDNSRNEDPWDIVEEVQKDLLDRAKVQVIISRSEAISIAISQSTSEDLLLIAGKGHENYQIVGNQWLNYSDFSVVKENVGIL; encoded by the coding sequence ATGAGTTGTTCTAATTTGCAATTTTTACTAAATCCTTGGATGACGGAAATACCTGAATGTTTTTTTAAAGATATTATAACAGATAGTCGTGATGTAGCTTATAATGATTTGTTTATCGCTATAGAAGGTTATAAAACTAATGGTTGTTTTTATATCTTTAATGCTATTAATAAAGGGGCAAGTGCCATAATTGCTCATTGTAAAAATTCGTTACTTAGTGGAAATGTTCAACATTTGAATGGAGTGCCTGTTGTTTATTTTAATCAACTTCAAAGATATTTGTCCGCAATATCTGGACGTTTTTTGAATCATCCATCTCAATATTTTAATTTAGTTGGGGTAACTGGTACAAATGGTAAAAGTACAGTGACTCATTTATTGTCTAATTGGGTTTCATTGTTAAATGAAAAAAGTGCTGTTATGGGTACTATAGGAAATGGGATAATCGGTAATATTTATCCTTCTAAAAATACAACTTGTTCGGCAATTGAGATTCAGAAAATGTTGGCGCAATTCAAAATTCAAGGGGTCACTTTTGTTGCCATTGAAGTTTCTTCGCATGGATTGGTTGAGCATCGAGTTAGTGATTTGCATTTTAAAGTTGCAGTATTTACTAATTTAACTAGAGATCATTTAGATTATCATGGTGATATGTTAAACTATGAGTTAGCTAAATGGCAGTTATTTCATGATTTAGAAGTTGAAGAATTTGTTATAAACTATGATGATAGTGTTGGTAGAAATTGGTTATCTAAAATACCTAATGCTGTAGCGGTTACGGTGTCTAGTATTTTACCTAATAGATATTGGCAAGGTCGTTGGTTACGTGCAGCTAAAGTGTATTATTATTATGACAGGACTGAAATTTTTTTTACATCTAGTTGGGGTAATGGTGTAATATATACTCAATTGTTAGGGAAATTTAATGTTAGTAATTTATTATTAGCGTTAGCTACGTTATTGGTATTAAAATATCCTTTATCATTATTATTAAATACAGCTGTTAGGTTACGTTCCATTTGTGGTCGTATGCAATTTTTGCGAGTTGCCGGTTATCCTATAATAGTAATAGATTATGCTCATACTCCTGATGCTTTAAAACAGGCTTTAATTGTTGCTAGGTCATACACTCATAGTAAGTTATATTGTATATTTGGATGTGGAGGAGATCGGGATAAGAAAAAGCGTTCCTTAATGGGTAAAATTGCTGAGCGTTATGCTGATAAGCTAATAATAACAAGTGATAACTCGCGTAATGAAGATCCATGGGATATCGTGGAAGAGGTACAGAAAGATTTATTAGATAGGGCAAAGGTTCAAGTGATTATTTCTCGTAGTGAGGCTATCAGTATTGCTATTAGTCAATCTACTTCAGAAGATTTATTGTTGATAGCAGGTAAAGGTCATGAAAACTATCAAATAGTCGGTAATCAATGGTTAAATTATTCTGATTTTTCTGTTGTAAAAGAAAATGTTGGTATTTTGTAA
- the rsmH gene encoding 16S rRNA (cytosine(1402)-N(4))-methyltransferase RsmH, with translation MVFIVLTINAKYYKHVPVLLKEVITELDIRQSGFYCDATFGRGGHAREILSRLNKSGRLLVIDCDLEAVKVAKSFALQDKRLIVIHGFFSKITKYAFKLNISGSIRGILLDLGVSSPQIEDPRRGFSFRHNGPLDMRMNNSYGQSASDWIAKASVGDIAYVLRKLGEERFSSRIAKAIVRQRHFHPITTTHRLASLVIDAIPYYHKHPLARTFRAIRMYINRELEEIMKVLESSLTVLSSGGKLLVTSFHSLEDRIVKDFMYKYSGRYSSIPVDLPVSNAQFRMLSSHQYRLCNVKKIVPSEREKEINPRARSAIMRIAEKL, from the coding sequence ATGGTCTTTATTGTGTTAACAATTAATGCAAAATATTATAAACATGTTCCAGTTTTGTTGAAAGAAGTTATTACAGAATTAGATATTCGTCAGTCTGGTTTTTATTGTGATGCTACCTTTGGTAGGGGGGGGCATGCAAGGGAGATTTTGTCCAGGCTAAATAAGAGCGGTCGATTATTAGTTATAGATTGTGATTTAGAAGCTGTGAAAGTGGCTAAATCTTTTGCTTTGCAAGATAAAAGATTGATCGTTATTCATGGGTTTTTCTCTAAGATTACAAAATATGCATTTAAATTAAATATTTCAGGAAGTATACGTGGTATATTGTTAGATCTTGGCGTTTCTTCACCACAGATAGAAGACCCAAGACGAGGTTTTTCTTTTAGACATAATGGTCCTTTAGATATGCGAATGAATAATAGTTACGGTCAGTCTGCTTCTGATTGGATAGCAAAAGCTTCTGTGGGGGATATTGCGTATGTGTTAAGAAAATTAGGTGAAGAAAGGTTTTCTTCAAGAATTGCAAAAGCCATAGTAAGACAAAGACATTTTCATCCTATTACCACTACTCACAGGTTGGCTTCGTTAGTTATTGATGCTATTCCATATTATCATAAACATCCTTTAGCTAGAACTTTTCGAGCAATAAGAATGTATATAAATAGGGAATTAGAAGAAATTATGAAAGTCTTGGAGAGTTCGTTAACTGTTCTATCTTCAGGGGGTAAATTGTTAGTAACAAGTTTTCATTCTTTAGAAGATAGAATAGTTAAAGATTTTATGTATAAGTATAGTGGTCGTTATAGTTCTATTCCGGTTGATTTGCCTGTATCTAATGCTCAATTTCGCATGTTATCTTCTCATCAATATCGTTTATGTAATGTAAAAAAAATAGTACCTTCAGAAAGAGAAAAAGAAATTAATCCACGTGCTCGTAGTGCAATAATGCGTATTGCTGAGAAATTATAA
- the leuD gene encoding 3-isopropylmalate dehydratase small subunit — translation MVKFVRHNGIVVPLNVANVDTDAIIPKQFLQKITRDDFGQYLFSNWRFHDVFCQELNDEFVLNYPHYRNASILLTRENFGCGSSREHAVWALIDYGFRVIIAPSFADIFYINSLNNQLLLIKLSHLEIDELFRKVFSQTTGIFLTIDLKEQKIYIESNVYRFEIDDFYRYRLLNDLDPIGWTLTYESYIRDYEENQLIFLQ, via the coding sequence ATGGTTAAATTTGTTAGGCATAATGGTATTGTAGTTCCTTTAAATGTTGCTAATGTAGATACAGATGCTATTATTCCAAAACAGTTTTTGCAAAAAATTACTCGTGATGATTTTGGACAGTATTTATTTAGTAATTGGCGATTTCATGATGTATTTTGTCAAGAATTGAATGATGAATTTGTTTTAAATTATCCACATTATCGTAATGCTAGTATTTTACTAACTAGGGAAAATTTTGGATGTGGTTCATCCCGAGAGCATGCAGTTTGGGCTTTAATAGATTATGGATTTCGTGTTATTATTGCTCCTAGTTTTGCTGATATCTTTTATATTAATAGTTTGAATAATCAATTATTACTTATTAAGTTATCACATTTGGAAATAGATGAATTATTTAGAAAAGTATTTTCTCAAACGACAGGTATATTTTTAACAATTGATTTAAAAGAACAAAAAATTTATATTGAGAGTAATGTCTATCGTTTTGAAATAGATGATTTTTATCGTTACCGCCTGTTAAATGATTTAGATCCTATTGGATGGACGCTAACATACGAATCTTATATAAGGGATTATGAAGAGAATCAATTAATTTTTTTGCAGTAA
- the leuB gene encoding 3-isopropylmalate dehydrogenase — protein sequence MNKGRYRVIVLPGDGIGPEIMLQAYKIIHAICKRFKVCISTNEYEVGGVAIDRYGTSLPDVTLFNCEKADAILFGAVGGPKWKYMPVSQQPERSSLLTLRKHFNLFANLRNVRLYSDLFKYSPLRKEIVMHGFNILFVRELTGGIYFGIPKGREGTGINECAFDTEIYCRFEIERIAHIAFQLARTRNKHVTSVDKANVLQSSVFWREIVSEVANHYPDVVLTHLLVDAATMQLIKNPSNFDVILCSNLFGDILSDECAMIAGSIGMLPSASLNEKGFGLYEPAGGSAPDIAGKDIANPIGQILSAALLLRYSLKLNDAANAVEEAVYQSLKLGYVTADLSSDTEKIVGTDRMGDIIASLIY from the coding sequence ATGAATAAAGGTCGTTATCGTGTTATAGTTTTACCTGGCGATGGAATTGGTCCTGAAATAATGTTGCAAGCTTATAAAATAATTCATGCAATATGTAAGAGATTTAAAGTATGTATTTCTACTAATGAATATGAAGTAGGCGGTGTTGCTATTGATCGTTATGGGACGTCTTTGCCTGATGTCACTTTATTTAATTGCGAGAAAGCAGACGCTATTTTATTCGGTGCTGTAGGTGGTCCTAAGTGGAAATATATGCCAGTATCTCAACAACCGGAGCGAAGTTCATTATTGACATTGCGTAAACATTTTAATTTGTTTGCAAATTTACGTAATGTTCGTCTTTATTCTGATTTATTTAAATATTCTCCATTACGTAAAGAAATAGTTATGCATGGATTTAATATTTTATTTGTTCGTGAATTAACTGGCGGGATATATTTTGGCATTCCTAAAGGACGAGAAGGTACTGGTATTAATGAATGTGCTTTTGATACTGAAATTTATTGCCGTTTTGAAATAGAACGTATTGCGCATATTGCTTTTCAGTTAGCTCGCACACGAAATAAGCATGTGACTTCCGTAGATAAAGCTAACGTATTACAGAGCTCTGTATTTTGGCGAGAGATAGTGAGTGAAGTTGCTAATCATTATCCCGATGTAGTTCTGACACATTTATTAGTGGATGCTGCTACGATGCAACTAATTAAAAATCCTTCTAATTTTGATGTGATTTTATGTTCTAATTTATTTGGGGATATTTTATCTGATGAGTGTGCTATGATTGCTGGTTCTATTGGTATGTTACCTTCTGCTAGTCTTAATGAAAAAGGTTTTGGCTTATATGAACCAGCTGGTGGTTCTGCTCCAGATATAGCAGGTAAAGATATAGCTAATCCAATAGGTCAAATTCTTTCTGCTGCATTATTGTTACGTTATAGTTTAAAATTAAATGATGCTGCAAATGCTGTTGAAGAAGCAGTTTATCAATCATTAAAATTAGGTTATGTAACTGCAGATTTGTCAAGTGATACTGAAAAAATAGTAGGTACTGACAGAATGGGTGATATAATTGCTAGTTTGATTTATTAA
- the murF gene encoding UDP-N-acetylmuramoyl-tripeptide--D-alanyl-D-alanine ligase, with translation MVPFFLSGIASVLNAKLVNIDQIIKTVSIDSRIIGEQCLFIALKGSRFDAHDFAAQAVNAGAKALLVSRYLFLNVSQLIVFDTRYALCQLGAWVRRQSTSRIVAITGSMGKTSVKEMTSSILHNCGKVVATYGNFNNDIGVALTLLRIQKQDDFAVVELGSNSFGEIAKTSELVSPHTALINNISYAHLSGFRTLSGVSRAKGEIFIGLSMIGRGIINVNSHDWLSWRHLLCGRSVWRFSLKFTSNVDFFASDIVFNIDRMHFVFHTPQGKSNISLPLLGYHNVSNALAAGALSMSVGASLSDITKGLENMNGLPGRLYPIILDKGKVLLDDTYNSNIGSMLAAVRVLQNMPGYRVIVISDMLELGVDREVIYHYKFGKNIISISNINMVLSIGVLAYFIGKGSGRGKHFFDKSSIVSYLMCVLVKYKLVTILIKGSRVFSMDSIVQELRRRWLC, from the coding sequence ATGGTTCCATTTTTTTTATCAGGTATAGCGTCAGTTCTAAATGCTAAATTAGTGAATATTGATCAAATTATCAAAACAGTAAGTATTGATTCACGCATTATTGGAGAACAATGTTTATTTATTGCTTTAAAAGGTTCTCGCTTTGATGCCCATGATTTTGCTGCACAAGCGGTTAATGCGGGAGCTAAAGCATTATTAGTAAGTCGTTATTTATTTTTAAATGTGTCTCAGTTAATAGTTTTTGATACCCGTTATGCTTTATGTCAATTAGGAGCTTGGGTTCGCCGTCAATCAACATCTCGAATTGTCGCAATTACTGGTTCAATGGGTAAAACTTCTGTAAAGGAAATGACGTCTTCTATTTTGCACAATTGTGGTAAAGTAGTTGCAACGTATGGTAATTTTAATAATGATATTGGGGTAGCATTGACTTTGTTGCGTATACAAAAACAAGATGATTTTGCTGTAGTTGAATTAGGTAGTAATTCTTTTGGGGAAATTGCAAAAACATCTGAGTTAGTTAGTCCTCATACAGCTTTAATTAATAATATATCTTATGCACACTTATCTGGTTTTCGTACTTTATCTGGTGTTTCTCGAGCGAAAGGAGAAATATTTATTGGTTTATCAATGATTGGTAGAGGAATTATAAATGTTAATAGTCATGATTGGTTATCGTGGCGTCATTTATTATGTGGAAGATCAGTTTGGCGATTTTCATTGAAATTTACAAGTAATGTTGATTTCTTTGCTAGTGATATAGTTTTTAATATAGATAGAATGCATTTTGTTTTTCACACTCCTCAAGGTAAATCTAATATTTCATTACCCCTTTTGGGATATCATAATGTTTCTAATGCTTTGGCAGCTGGTGCACTTTCTATGTCTGTAGGAGCATCCTTATCCGATATTACTAAAGGTTTAGAAAATATGAATGGTTTGCCTGGTAGGTTATATCCAATAATTTTGGATAAAGGTAAAGTATTGTTAGATGATACTTATAATTCAAATATTGGTTCTATGTTAGCTGCTGTAAGGGTATTACAAAATATGCCTGGTTATCGTGTGATAGTAATTAGTGATATGTTGGAATTAGGTGTTGATAGGGAGGTTATATATCATTATAAATTTGGTAAAAATATAATATCTATAAGTAATATTAATATGGTTTTAAGCATCGGTGTTCTTGCTTATTTTATTGGCAAAGGAAGTGGTCGTGGTAAACATTTTTTTGATAAATCATCGATAGTTTCTTATCTTATGTGTGTATTAGTTAAATATAAGCTAGTCACTATATTAATTAAAGGATCTCGCGTTTTTTCTATGGATTCTATTGTTCAGGAATTACGGAGGAGATGGTTGTGTTAA
- the ftsI gene encoding peptidoglycan glycosyltransferase FtsI, which translates to MKVGNLKIRKGFLGRRITIIYILFLSSICVLIFRITYLQVFNTDQLVKEGNVRSLRIKEISIIRGMITDRNGRLLAMSAPVCAVWADPKELTKYDIKYYDERWKLLSDVLSISLDKLVSRIYSNTESRFVYLARQVDFSIKDYILNLKFPGIYLQQEYRRYYPSGYASAHIVGITNIDGEGIEGVEKSFNAYLSGYPGEKIVHRDRFGRVIENVASVNSKGSHNITLSIDERMQVLLYRELNNAVIFHQAKSGSAVLIDVNTGEILSMVNSPSYDPNDLSNVTISSMRNRAITDLFEPGSTVKPIVVLSALESGIIDKNTVFNTAPYIINGYMIKDVSYYGQLTISEILQKSSNVGISRIALSMSSTILVNAYSRFGIGKSTNLGLVGENNGLYPKKQRWSDIDKAVFSYGYGFMVTPLQLARVYAIFGSMGIYRPLSILRIDRPVIGKQVFSSSLVHNVIHMMENVSLPGSSGVKAAIKGYRVAIKTGTVKKVGNCGRYINKYIAYTAGIAPVSRPRFALVVVIDEPSSGQYYGGVVSAPVFGTVMSGVLRMMNVEPDASKLAIKKICE; encoded by the coding sequence ATGAAAGTAGGAAATTTAAAAATAAGAAAAGGTTTTTTAGGTAGACGTATTACTATAATATATATTTTATTTTTATCATCCATATGTGTTCTTATTTTCAGAATTACTTATTTGCAAGTATTTAATACTGATCAGTTAGTCAAGGAAGGTAATGTTCGTTCTTTACGTATTAAGGAAATTTCTATAATTCGTGGTATGATTACAGATCGTAATGGTCGTTTATTAGCAATGAGTGCTCCCGTATGTGCAGTTTGGGCTGATCCTAAAGAACTCACAAAATATGATATTAAATATTATGATGAACGTTGGAAATTGTTATCTGATGTATTATCTATATCTTTGGATAAATTAGTTTCTCGTATTTATTCGAATACGGAAAGTCGTTTTGTTTATTTAGCTCGTCAAGTGGATTTTTCTATTAAAGATTATATACTCAACTTGAAATTTCCTGGTATTTACTTACAACAAGAATATCGACGTTATTATCCATCTGGTTATGCTTCTGCTCATATAGTTGGTATAACTAATATAGATGGTGAAGGTATTGAAGGTGTTGAAAAAAGTTTTAATGCTTATTTGAGTGGATATCCTGGTGAGAAAATAGTGCATAGAGATCGTTTTGGTAGAGTTATTGAAAATGTTGCTTCTGTGAATAGTAAAGGATCACATAATATAACTTTGAGTATTGATGAGCGAATGCAAGTGTTATTGTATCGTGAATTGAATAATGCAGTGATTTTCCATCAGGCCAAATCTGGATCTGCAGTATTAATAGATGTTAATACTGGAGAAATTCTATCAATGGTGAATAGTCCATCTTATGATCCTAATGATTTATCCAATGTTACGATATCTTCTATGCGTAATCGTGCTATAACTGATCTTTTTGAACCAGGATCTACTGTTAAGCCAATTGTTGTTTTAAGTGCTTTAGAGAGTGGCATTATAGATAAAAATACTGTTTTCAATACGGCACCTTATATAATTAATGGTTATATGATTAAAGATGTATCATATTATGGTCAATTAACTATATCCGAAATATTACAGAAGTCTAGTAATGTTGGAATATCTAGGATAGCTTTGTCCATGTCCTCTACTATATTAGTGAATGCATATTCAAGATTTGGTATTGGTAAATCTACTAATTTGGGACTAGTTGGAGAGAATAATGGTTTATATCCAAAGAAACAGAGATGGTCTGATATAGATAAGGCAGTTTTTTCTTACGGATATGGATTTATGGTAACACCATTACAATTAGCTAGAGTATATGCTATTTTTGGTAGTATGGGTATTTATCGACCTCTTTCTATTCTGAGAATTGATAGACCAGTTATTGGTAAACAGGTATTTTCTTCATCTTTAGTACATAATGTAATACATATGATGGAAAATGTATCTTTACCAGGTAGTTCTGGTGTTAAAGCAGCAATTAAAGGCTATCGTGTTGCTATTAAGACCGGAACTGTTAAGAAGGTAGGTAATTGTGGTAGGTATATTAATAAGTATATTGCATATACAGCCGGTATTGCTCCAGTTAGTCGTCCTAGATTTGCTTTAGTAGTAGTTATTGATGAACCAAGTAGTGGTCAATATTATGGAGGTGTAGTATCGGCTCCAGTATTTGGTACTGTTATGAGTGGTGTTCTACGTATGATGAATGTAGAACCTGATGCATCAAAATTAGCTATTAAAAAAATTTGTGAGTGA
- the ftsL gene encoding cell division protein FtsL yields the protein MIYDRCNLVKIIRNDLFSNGKYLLILLFLTEIFALLVVLITYQTKQLIIVQEQLLLEQEELDIERRNLIVKKNILASNDRVEYIALRDLHMQYVDPDSEVILFLH from the coding sequence ATGATATATGATCGTTGTAATTTAGTTAAAATTATAAGAAATGATTTATTTTCGAATGGAAAATACCTTTTGATTTTGTTGTTTTTAACAGAAATATTTGCCTTGCTTGTTGTATTAATAACTTATCAAACTAAACAATTAATAATCGTGCAAGAACAGTTGCTATTAGAACAAGAAGAACTAGATATAGAACGTCGAAATTTAATTGTTAAAAAAAATATATTAGCTAGTAATGACAGAGTCGAGTATATTGCTTTGAGAGATTTACATATGCAATATGTTGATCCTGATTCAGAAGTGATTTTATTTCTACATTAG
- the leuC gene encoding 3-isopropylmalate dehydratase large subunit — translation MGKSLYQKLYDAHIVYKFENGTSLLYIDRHLIHEVTSPQAFDKLRSENRIVRQPNKTFATMDHNVSTLIKDLKASGNMAKIQLQQLIKNCEEFKITLYDINHPYQGIVHVIGPERGITLPGMIIVCGDSHTSTHGAFGALAFGIGTSEIEHVLVTQTLSQVLAKTMKIDISGNLMPWITAKDVILSIIGKIGVYGGSGCVVEFCGDFVRKLSMEGRMTLCNMAIEMGAKSGLIAPDDITYNYLYGREFAPKGTAWQQAILYWRTLVSDVNAHFDKIFDVDVSNIAPQVTWGTNPSHVIAIDQLIPSLESFKNLTERNSAIQALNYMGLEPHTSLTDISIDKVFIGSCTNSRIEDLRAAASVVCGHRVSDRVSAIVVPGSHPVRKQAEIEGLDKIFIDAGFEWRLPGCSMCLGMNNDRLKYGERCASTSNRNFEGRQGRGGRTHLVSPVMAAAAAIAGHFIDIREIM, via the coding sequence ATGGGAAAATCTTTATATCAAAAATTATATGATGCGCATATAGTATATAAATTTGAGAATGGTACTTCATTATTGTATATTGATCGTCATTTAATACATGAAGTTACTTCACCTCAAGCGTTTGATAAGTTACGATCTGAAAATAGAATTGTTCGCCAACCTAATAAGACATTTGCTACTATGGATCATAATGTTTCTACCCTTATTAAAGATCTTAAAGCTTCTGGTAATATGGCTAAAATTCAATTGCAACAGTTGATTAAGAATTGTGAAGAATTTAAGATCACCTTGTACGATATCAATCATCCTTATCAAGGTATAGTGCATGTCATTGGCCCTGAACGAGGAATAACATTACCTGGCATGATTATTGTTTGTGGAGATTCCCATACTTCTACTCATGGTGCTTTTGGAGCATTAGCATTTGGAATAGGAACTTCAGAAATAGAACATGTATTAGTTACCCAGACTCTTTCTCAAGTTTTGGCTAAAACAATGAAAATAGATATTTCAGGTAATTTAATGCCATGGATTACAGCTAAGGATGTTATATTATCAATTATTGGTAAAATAGGGGTATATGGTGGATCTGGTTGTGTAGTGGAGTTTTGTGGAGATTTTGTTAGAAAGTTAAGCATGGAAGGACGTATGACCTTATGTAACATGGCAATTGAAATGGGAGCTAAATCTGGTTTAATAGCTCCAGATGATATAACTTATAATTATTTATATGGTCGTGAGTTTGCACCTAAAGGTACTGCTTGGCAGCAAGCAATATTATATTGGAGAACATTAGTGAGTGATGTCAATGCGCATTTTGACAAGATTTTTGACGTAGATGTATCAAATATTGCTCCTCAAGTTACTTGGGGTACTAATCCTAGTCATGTAATTGCGATTGATCAGTTGATTCCGTCTTTGGAATCATTTAAAAACTTAACAGAGCGTAATTCTGCTATTCAGGCATTAAATTATATGGGTTTAGAACCACATACTTCTTTAACTGATATATCAATTGATAAAGTATTTATTGGATCTTGTACTAATTCTCGTATTGAAGATTTACGAGCTGCTGCATCTGTAGTTTGCGGACATCGAGTATCTGATAGGGTAAGTGCAATTGTTGTACCTGGTTCTCATCCAGTAAGAAAACAGGCGGAAATTGAAGGTTTAGATAAAATTTTTATAGATGCAGGTTTTGAATGGCGTTTACCAGGTTGTTCGATGTGTTTAGGTATGAATAACGATCGTCTTAAGTATGGCGAACGATGTGCGTCTACTAGTAATCGCAATTTTGAAGGTAGACAAGGTCGTGGTGGTCGTACTCATTTGGTTAGTCCTGTTATGGCAGCAGCAGCAGCAATTGCTGGTCATTTTATCGATATTCGTGAAATAATGTAA
- the mraY gene encoding phospho-N-acetylmuramoyl-pentapeptide-transferase, with product MLIWLIKKLFGSYFELSTIFSLTFRVIFSFFLSLFSFLYIGPKCILWLRRMRCFQIVRDYGPKSHYSKRDIPTMGGIILISVTFFSILLCSQINNFYVWYVLFALLGYGVIGFVDDYCKLVKKDNSGLGCFGKYFWQSTIALFLLFIMFVIDNRKISDINLVIPFFKEFSLKLGIWYLLLVYFVIVGSSNAVNLTDGLDGLVIVPIIFILTGIGLTSYIVGDLNFANYLYIPYVEGVKELVVVCAIMIGASLGFLWFNTYPAQIFMGDTGSLSFGAVIGTMAIILRQELLLLVLSGLFVLEALSVIVQVIFFKSFGRRVFLMAPLHHHFELQGCPEPRIIVRFWIISFIFMLLGLINFRIQ from the coding sequence GTGTTAATATGGTTAATCAAAAAATTATTTGGTTCTTATTTTGAGTTATCTACTATTTTTAGTTTGACGTTTCGTGTGATTTTTAGTTTTTTTTTATCTTTATTTTCTTTTTTATATATAGGACCAAAGTGTATTTTATGGTTACGCAGAATGCGTTGTTTTCAGATAGTACGTGATTATGGGCCAAAATCACATTACTCTAAGCGAGATATACCTACTATGGGGGGTATTATATTAATCAGTGTTACTTTTTTTTCCATTTTATTATGTAGTCAAATTAATAATTTTTATGTTTGGTATGTACTATTTGCATTGTTAGGTTATGGTGTAATAGGTTTCGTTGATGATTATTGTAAGTTGGTTAAGAAAGATAATTCAGGATTAGGTTGTTTTGGTAAGTATTTTTGGCAATCAACAATTGCATTGTTTTTATTGTTTATAATGTTTGTAATAGATAATAGAAAAATATCAGATATTAATTTGGTTATACCGTTTTTTAAAGAATTTTCTCTAAAATTAGGTATTTGGTATTTATTGTTAGTTTATTTTGTTATTGTTGGTTCTAGTAATGCCGTTAATTTAACTGATGGTCTGGACGGTTTAGTTATAGTACCAATCATATTTATTTTAACAGGTATAGGATTAACATCATATATAGTAGGTGATTTAAATTTTGCTAATTATTTATATATTCCTTATGTAGAAGGAGTTAAGGAATTGGTGGTAGTTTGTGCAATAATGATTGGTGCTAGTCTTGGTTTTTTATGGTTTAATACTTATCCAGCGCAAATTTTTATGGGGGATACAGGTTCTTTATCTTTTGGTGCAGTTATTGGTACTATGGCTATCATTTTACGTCAGGAGCTTTTATTATTGGTACTATCTGGTTTATTTGTTTTAGAGGCTTTATCTGTTATTGTACAAGTTATTTTTTTTAAATCATTTGGCCGTCGAGTTTTTCTAATGGCTCCTCTTCATCATCATTTTGAGTTACAGGGTTGTCCAGAACCGCGTATTATAGTGCGTTTTTGGATTATTTCTTTTATATTTATGTTA